The Arachis hypogaea cultivar Tifrunner chromosome 19, arahy.Tifrunner.gnm2.J5K5, whole genome shotgun sequence genome has a window encoding:
- the LOC112777079 gene encoding uncharacterized protein, translating into MEQLLEKIMSVQSRSDSVNTSLFDKREHIEKLHRTCNLLRKVQVPPVGLFSNCLVQQKVLHPFRKQKWSKGKQKEKVNNQVLFDQGTYDKLLSEAPKFKLITPSILSDRLRIQELKLEPS; encoded by the exons ATGGAGCAACTTCTTGAGAAG ATAATGTCTGTGCAGTCAAGGAGTGACAGCGTTAACACTTCTCTTTTTGACAAAAGGGAGCACATAGAGAAGCTGCATCGTACTTGCAATCTTCTCCGTAAAGTTCAG GTCCCTCCGGTGGGGTTATTTTCCAACTGTCTTGTGCAACAAAAAGTTCTTCATCCATTCCGGAAGCAG AAGTGGAGCAAGGGAAAGCAAAAGGAAAAGGTGAACAACCAGGTGCTGTTTGATCAGGGTACTTATGACAAGCTCCTCTCTGAAGCTCCCAAATTCAAGCTCATCACTCCTTCTATTCTCTCTGATCGTTTGAGG ATACAAGAACTGAAATTGGAACCTTCCTGA